Proteins encoded in a region of the Cupriavidus pauculus genome:
- a CDS encoding Bug family tripartite tricarboxylate transporter substrate binding protein, with the protein MKTTLAAALLLAISTASIAAPDNAADYPDRPIRMLLPFSAGGGGDILGRLLAERLSARLRQPVVVENKPGAAGTIGTHAVATAAADGYTIMIGGMSTHQLAPATYAKLPYDPLRDFQSLGAIGSSSIVMVASNSYPANNLAETIAMARRQMAQGQAAPIQYASWGAGSTGHFCGEVLRQKTGIAMQHVPYKGTSQIITDILGNHIAVGFVDMVTATPFVKEGKVKALAVCTRRSPSLPQVPSYKEQGVDFDRELNWAAYVPAKTPKPIVDKLSAALEGTLKEPEVVNKLLSLGISARYLSGAEQQAINARDIPIWKEIARQANISLD; encoded by the coding sequence ATGAAGACCACGCTCGCCGCCGCCCTGCTGCTGGCGATATCCACCGCGTCGATCGCGGCGCCCGATAACGCCGCCGACTATCCCGACCGCCCGATCCGCATGCTGCTGCCGTTCTCGGCCGGCGGCGGCGGCGACATCCTCGGGCGCCTGCTGGCCGAGCGGCTGTCCGCGCGGCTGCGGCAGCCCGTCGTGGTCGAGAACAAGCCTGGCGCGGCGGGCACCATCGGCACCCACGCGGTGGCCACGGCCGCGGCCGATGGCTACACGATCATGATCGGCGGCATGTCGACGCATCAGCTTGCGCCGGCGACTTATGCAAAGCTCCCCTACGATCCCCTGCGCGATTTCCAGAGCCTGGGCGCGATCGGCAGTTCCTCGATCGTGATGGTGGCGTCGAACAGCTATCCCGCGAACAACCTCGCGGAGACGATCGCGATGGCGCGCAGGCAGATGGCGCAGGGCCAGGCCGCGCCGATCCAGTATGCAAGCTGGGGCGCGGGCTCCACCGGCCACTTCTGCGGCGAAGTGCTGCGCCAGAAGACGGGCATCGCCATGCAGCATGTGCCGTACAAGGGCACGTCGCAGATCATCACCGACATCCTTGGCAACCATATTGCCGTGGGCTTCGTCGATATGGTCACCGCCACGCCTTTCGTGAAGGAAGGCAAGGTCAAGGCCCTGGCCGTCTGCACGCGCCGTTCGCCGAGCCTGCCCCAGGTGCCGAGCTACAAGGAACAGGGCGTGGACTTCGACCGCGAGCTCAACTGGGCCGCGTATGTGCCGGCCAAGACGCCGAAGCCGATCGTCGACAAGCTGTCCGCGGCGCTGGAGGGCACGCTCAAGGAGCCCGAGGTCGTGAACAAGCTGCTGTCGCTCGGCATCTCCGCGCGCTACCTCTCCGGCGCCGAGCAGCAGGCCATCAACGCGCGCGATATCCCGATATGGAAGGAGATCGCCCGGCAGGCCAATATCAGCCTCGACTGA
- a CDS encoding ester cyclase, whose amino-acid sequence MTTTLDAARIQTVRDHMALECVHDWDAVIGTFAHPRYEMHGTGAIFDGEAEVRGYFDASREPFPDLKNEIIAIAAADETVLVEFWLQGTHLGPLRANGKVFAPTGRTFRVRMAATFEFAPGSDKIVCERPYSAPDAKLRALGLL is encoded by the coding sequence ATGACGACCACACTCGACGCCGCACGCATCCAGACCGTGCGCGATCATATGGCGCTCGAATGCGTGCACGACTGGGACGCGGTCATCGGCACGTTCGCGCATCCGCGCTACGAGATGCACGGCACCGGCGCGATCTTCGACGGCGAAGCGGAGGTACGCGGCTACTTCGATGCCTCGCGCGAGCCCTTTCCCGACCTGAAGAACGAGATCATCGCGATTGCCGCGGCCGACGAAACCGTGCTCGTGGAGTTCTGGCTGCAGGGCACCCATCTTGGACCGCTGCGCGCCAATGGCAAGGTCTTCGCGCCGACCGGCCGCACGTTCCGCGTGCGCATGGCGGCGACTTTCGAGTTCGCGCCGGGCTCCGACAAGATCGTCTGCGAACGTCCATACTCGGCGCCCGACGCCAAGCTGCGCGCGCTCGGCTTGCTCTAA
- a CDS encoding LacI family DNA-binding transcriptional regulator — translation MRRTRPPDSDKPADKAIAKAATRPVVSPRVTIRDVARAAGVSLGTASRALNRSGPVSEAALQAVERAARELAYAPDPIAQSLRTGTSGVVGLLVSDLANPLYARIITAVEMRLQREGYAMVVGNTHNSNAREDMMVELFRRRRVDGLILGPCEVERPDHLRQLARDLPVVALDRDFGDEGAGVHVDHFGGARDATQYLLDLGHTRIALMTSDGALRPGRERINGYRHALAGRGVTVDDTLVRSSRSAMDFSFSDALALLSAPDRPTAFVCLGTRILSGVLQAMKQTGLRVPHDVSLICVGDGDLPQLYSPAITAVSWDLEAVGTAAAEVLMGAIGGSGTAATATEAADTAASATIDPRARREIRLTTHVIVRESCAPPPARA, via the coding sequence ATGCGCCGCACGCGACCGCCCGATTCGGACAAGCCCGCTGACAAGGCCATCGCCAAGGCTGCAACGCGGCCCGTCGTGTCCCCCCGCGTCACGATCCGTGACGTGGCGCGCGCGGCCGGCGTATCGCTGGGCACCGCCTCGCGCGCGCTCAATCGCAGCGGTCCCGTGAGCGAAGCGGCGCTGCAGGCCGTCGAGCGCGCGGCCAGGGAACTGGCTTACGCGCCCGATCCCATCGCGCAAAGCCTGCGCACGGGGACGTCGGGGGTCGTGGGCCTGCTGGTATCCGACCTCGCCAACCCGCTCTATGCGCGCATCATCACCGCCGTGGAGATGCGTCTGCAGCGCGAAGGGTATGCGATGGTCGTCGGTAACACGCACAACAGCAATGCGCGCGAGGACATGATGGTGGAGCTGTTTCGCCGCCGTCGCGTGGATGGCCTGATCCTCGGCCCGTGCGAGGTCGAGCGTCCGGACCATTTGCGGCAGCTTGCGCGCGACCTGCCCGTGGTGGCGCTCGACCGCGACTTCGGCGACGAAGGTGCCGGCGTCCATGTGGACCACTTCGGCGGGGCCCGCGACGCCACGCAGTATCTGCTCGACCTTGGCCATACGCGCATCGCGCTGATGACCTCCGACGGCGCGCTGCGTCCCGGCCGCGAGCGCATCAACGGCTATCGGCACGCGCTCGCGGGTCGCGGCGTCACGGTCGATGACACGCTCGTGCGGTCGAGCCGCTCGGCCATGGACTTCTCGTTCAGCGATGCGCTGGCGTTGCTGTCGGCCCCGGATCGTCCCACGGCGTTTGTCTGCCTCGGCACGCGCATTCTGTCCGGCGTGCTGCAGGCCATGAAGCAGACCGGCCTGCGTGTCCCGCACGATGTCAGCCTGATCTGCGTAGGCGATGGCGATCTGCCGCAGCTGTACTCGCCCGCGATCACGGCGGTGAGCTGGGATCTGGAAGCCGTGGGCACCGCCGCGGCCGAGGTGCTGATGGGAGCGATCGGCGGCAGCGGGACGGCAGCTACGGCGACCGAGGCAGCCGATACCGCGGCCTCCGCCACGATCGATCCCCGCGCGCGCCGGGAGATCCGGCTGACCACGCACGTGATCGTGCGCGAGTCGTGCGCGCCGCCGCCCGCGCGGGCGTAG
- a CDS encoding 2,4'-dihydroxyacetophenone dioxygenase family protein, whose product MALPKSFTHQERLLSVNIGDATPFPGSEAGSTIIPLFLDRENGVWVLYGKFDPGTTLPPHFHTGTVHFFTTRGEWNYVEYPDDRQTAGSYLYEPGGSIHTFSVPADAKEPAEGFMVVYGANVIFKDGEFQGVRDAGAIEDGILNAARAMGLPVPRYIRPGSGAKFSRD is encoded by the coding sequence ATGGCACTGCCCAAGTCCTTTACGCATCAGGAACGCCTGCTCTCGGTCAATATCGGAGACGCCACGCCGTTCCCCGGCTCCGAGGCCGGCTCGACCATCATCCCGCTGTTTCTCGATCGCGAGAACGGCGTCTGGGTGCTCTACGGCAAGTTCGATCCCGGCACCACGCTGCCGCCCCACTTCCACACGGGAACCGTGCATTTCTTCACGACGCGCGGCGAATGGAACTACGTCGAGTATCCCGACGACCGGCAGACCGCCGGGAGTTATCTCTACGAACCGGGCGGCTCGATCCATACGTTCTCGGTACCGGCCGACGCGAAGGAGCCCGCGGAGGGCTTTATGGTCGTGTACGGCGCGAACGTCATCTTCAAAGATGGCGAGTTCCAGGGCGTGCGCGACGCGGGCGCGATCGAAGACGGCATTCTCAATGCGGCCAGGGCGATGGGATTGCCGGTGCCGCGTTATATCCGGCCGGGGAGCGGCGCGAAATTCTCGCGCGACTGA
- a CDS encoding oxalate decarboxylase family bicupin: protein MTDLNRRKVMIGAATTAFAAAAASAHAASFGNPDRPPEGAINAVNRNGLTDPGPGNPALQEQFPSFQNAPATDVNGMPLFWASFNNAHKRIQNGGWAREVTQEDFAISKDISGVNMRLSAGGIREMHWHQQAEWAIMLDGKCRITTLDEEGRPSVQDVKAGDLWYFPPGLPHSLQGAGTTGAEFLIAFDNGMASEFNTLLLTDWIAHTPPEVLAANFGVPADAFKNIPVDNLWIFQGKEPGPLAAAQRASASKKGPPALPVVFSLSDSAPVKKTRGGQVQIADSRNFKISQNVAAALVTVKPGGLRELHWHPNADEWQYYIKGKGRMTVFDTGPKAMTADFNAGDIGYVKKGLGHYVQNVGNTDLIMVEVFKADHFAEVGLSDWLAHTPPEMVMQTLNIDAATLAQFPSDRPDIMPE, encoded by the coding sequence ATGACTGACCTGAACCGACGCAAGGTAATGATCGGTGCTGCCACCACCGCCTTCGCCGCCGCTGCCGCCTCCGCCCATGCAGCCTCCTTCGGCAACCCCGACCGGCCGCCCGAAGGCGCCATCAACGCGGTCAATCGCAATGGCCTGACGGATCCCGGTCCGGGCAACCCCGCGCTGCAGGAACAGTTCCCCTCGTTCCAGAACGCGCCGGCGACCGACGTCAACGGCATGCCGTTGTTCTGGGCCTCGTTCAACAATGCGCACAAGCGCATCCAGAACGGCGGCTGGGCACGCGAGGTCACGCAGGAAGACTTCGCAATCTCCAAAGACATCTCGGGCGTGAACATGCGCCTGTCCGCGGGCGGCATTCGCGAGATGCACTGGCACCAGCAAGCCGAGTGGGCGATCATGCTCGACGGCAAGTGCCGCATCACGACGCTCGACGAGGAAGGCCGTCCGTCCGTGCAGGACGTGAAGGCCGGCGACCTCTGGTACTTCCCGCCGGGCCTGCCGCACTCGCTGCAGGGCGCGGGCACCACGGGCGCCGAATTCCTGATCGCGTTCGACAACGGCATGGCATCGGAATTCAATACGCTGCTGCTGACCGACTGGATCGCGCATACGCCGCCCGAAGTGCTGGCCGCGAACTTCGGCGTGCCCGCGGACGCGTTCAAGAACATCCCCGTCGATAACCTCTGGATCTTCCAGGGCAAGGAGCCCGGTCCGCTGGCCGCCGCGCAGCGCGCGTCGGCATCGAAGAAGGGCCCGCCCGCGCTGCCCGTGGTGTTCTCGCTCTCCGATTCCGCACCCGTGAAGAAGACGCGTGGCGGCCAGGTGCAGATTGCCGACAGCCGCAACTTCAAGATCTCGCAGAACGTTGCCGCCGCGCTCGTCACGGTGAAGCCGGGCGGCCTGCGTGAACTGCACTGGCATCCGAATGCCGACGAATGGCAGTACTACATCAAGGGCAAGGGTCGCATGACGGTGTTCGACACCGGCCCCAAGGCGATGACGGCGGACTTCAACGCGGGCGATATCGGCTACGTGAAGAAAGGCCTCGGCCACTACGTGCAGAACGTCGGCAATACGGACCTGATCATGGTCGAGGTCTTCAAGGCCGATCACTTCGCCGAGGTGGGCCTGTCCGACTGGCTCGCGCACACCCCGCCGGAGATGGTCATGCAGACGCTGAACATCGATGCCGCCACGCTCGCACAATTCCCGAGCGACCGGCCCGACATCATGCCGGAATAA
- a CDS encoding Nramp family divalent metal transporter, which produces MTTSSTTLSLTDRTSRSMRAALEGRRNGLRAFLPFVGPALIASVGYMDPGNFATNIEAGSRYGYELLWVVLLSSLIAMFFQALSAQVGIVTGSNLAELCREHFPRPVSLAMWVASEVAAIATDLAEFLGGALALSLLCHLPMLAAMGIVAVVTFALLSLESRGFRPLEIAIALLVTVIGGTYVCELLIAPPDWSAVAVHAIVPHLRDKDALMLAVGIVGATIMPHTLYLHSGLTQHRAVTANVHERRRLIGFSNREVVLALGAAALVNMAMVVMSATVFHKSAPAIDDIGVAYHTLIPILGGGAAVIFLIGLLASGVSSSVVGTMAGQIIMQGFVRVRIPMWVRRVVTIAPAFAIVALGCNVTNAMIASQVVLSMALPLPMIALLVLGARRRVMGEFAMKRRVLVAASAAAVLIVALNGLLIWQAVM; this is translated from the coding sequence ATGACAACGTCCAGTACCACTCTTTCGCTGACCGACCGGACGTCGCGCTCGATGCGCGCGGCGCTCGAGGGGCGCCGCAACGGCCTGCGCGCGTTCCTGCCGTTCGTCGGCCCGGCGTTGATCGCTTCGGTCGGCTATATGGATCCCGGCAACTTCGCCACCAATATCGAGGCAGGCTCGCGCTATGGCTACGAGCTGCTGTGGGTGGTGCTGCTGTCGAGCCTGATCGCGATGTTCTTCCAGGCGCTGTCGGCGCAGGTGGGCATCGTGACCGGCAGCAATCTCGCGGAGCTCTGCCGTGAACACTTCCCGCGGCCGGTATCGCTCGCGATGTGGGTCGCGTCGGAGGTCGCGGCGATCGCCACCGATCTTGCCGAGTTTCTCGGCGGCGCGCTCGCGCTATCGCTGCTGTGCCATCTGCCGATGCTCGCGGCGATGGGCATCGTCGCCGTGGTCACCTTCGCGCTGCTGTCGCTCGAGTCCCGCGGCTTTCGGCCGCTGGAGATCGCCATCGCGCTGCTCGTGACCGTGATCGGCGGCACATACGTATGCGAACTGCTGATCGCCCCGCCCGACTGGTCTGCCGTGGCCGTGCATGCCATCGTCCCGCATCTGCGCGACAAGGATGCGCTGATGCTCGCGGTCGGTATCGTCGGCGCGACGATCATGCCCCATACGCTGTACCTCCACTCCGGTCTTACCCAGCACCGCGCGGTCACGGCGAACGTGCACGAGCGGCGACGGCTGATCGGCTTCTCGAACCGCGAGGTCGTGCTCGCGCTGGGCGCGGCGGCGCTCGTCAATATGGCGATGGTCGTCATGTCGGCTACCGTCTTCCACAAGAGCGCGCCGGCCATCGACGACATCGGCGTGGCCTATCACACGCTGATTCCGATCCTCGGCGGCGGTGCCGCGGTGATTTTCCTGATCGGGCTGCTGGCCTCGGGTGTATCGAGTTCCGTGGTCGGCACGATGGCCGGCCAGATCATCATGCAGGGCTTCGTGCGCGTGCGCATTCCGATGTGGGTGCGGCGCGTGGTGACGATCGCCCCGGCATTCGCGATCGTCGCGCTGGGCTGCAACGTCACGAACGCGATGATCGCGAGCCAGGTGGTACTGAGCATGGCCCTGCCGTTGCCGATGATCGCGCTGCTCGTGCTCGGCGCGCGCCGCCGCGTGATGGGCGAGTTCGCGATGAAGCGCCGGGTGCTGGTGGCGGCGTCGGCCGCGGCGGTGCTGATCGTCGCGCTGAACGGCCTGCTGATCTGGCAGGCGGTGATGTGA
- the hmpA gene encoding NO-inducible flavohemoprotein: MLSTEHQHIVKSTVPLLEAGGEALTSHFYDLLLTERADLRGMFNSAHQATGAQARALAGGVLMYAKHIDELDALGELAGRVVNKHVSLQVQPEHYPVVGEYLLRSIREVLGPDVATPVVIEAWGAAYGQLADMLIAAEHDMYGTQAATEGGWRGFRRFRVAERVVESEEIVSFHLVPEDGGPVMVNAPGQYIAIQVIVDGAPLRRNYSLSAVSDGTRYRISVKRDPGGVVSGFLHDHVKAGDIVELTAPAGVFQLAETTRPLVLIGGGVGQTPLMAMLEAAAAQGTRDIRYLHFARSPAVQAFRMRVEQLAAEYPRVTFAFFYDHDPSVPGGLPPGRVSRDLLGASLPADRDVDVYIVGPAPFMTTVVQSLRELGVPPERCITEFFGPHQAMAID, translated from the coding sequence ATGCTATCGACCGAACACCAGCACATCGTCAAATCGACGGTCCCGCTGCTCGAAGCGGGAGGGGAGGCGCTGACCTCGCACTTCTATGACCTGCTGCTGACCGAACGCGCCGATCTGCGCGGCATGTTCAACAGCGCGCACCAGGCCACCGGCGCGCAGGCGCGCGCGCTGGCGGGCGGCGTGCTGATGTATGCGAAGCATATCGACGAGCTCGACGCGCTCGGGGAGCTGGCAGGGCGCGTCGTCAACAAGCATGTCTCGCTGCAGGTGCAGCCGGAACACTATCCGGTCGTGGGCGAGTACCTGCTGCGTTCGATCCGGGAAGTGCTGGGTCCCGATGTGGCCACGCCCGTCGTCATCGAGGCATGGGGCGCGGCGTATGGGCAGCTGGCCGACATGCTGATCGCCGCCGAGCACGATATGTACGGTACGCAGGCCGCGACCGAAGGCGGCTGGCGTGGCTTTCGGCGGTTTCGCGTGGCGGAGCGCGTCGTCGAGTCGGAAGAGATCGTGTCGTTCCATCTGGTGCCGGAGGACGGCGGGCCGGTCATGGTCAATGCGCCGGGGCAGTACATCGCGATACAGGTGATCGTGGATGGCGCGCCGCTGCGCAGAAACTATTCGCTCTCGGCGGTTTCGGATGGCACGCGCTATCGCATCAGCGTCAAGCGCGATCCCGGTGGCGTGGTGTCGGGCTTCCTGCACGACCACGTGAAGGCGGGCGATATCGTCGAGCTCACGGCGCCCGCGGGCGTGTTCCAGCTTGCGGAAACGACGCGGCCGCTGGTGCTGATCGGCGGTGGCGTCGGTCAGACGCCGCTGATGGCGATGCTCGAAGCCGCGGCGGCGCAGGGGACGCGCGATATCCGCTACCTGCATTTCGCGCGCAGTCCGGCGGTGCAGGCGTTCCGCATGCGCGTGGAGCAGCTGGCTGCCGAGTATCCGCGGGTGACATTCGCGTTCTTCTACGACCACGATCCGTCGGTGCCGGGCGGCCTGCCGCCGGGGCGCGTGTCTCGCGACCTGCTGGGCGCGTCCCTGCCGGCCGATCGCGACGTGGATGTCTATATCGTGGGTCCGGCACCGTTCATGACGACCGTGGTCCAGTCATTGCGGGAACTCGGCGTGCCGCCCGAGCGGTGCATCACCGAGTTCTTCGGGCCGCATCAGGCGATGGCCATCGACTGA
- a CDS encoding cupin domain-containing protein: MNGIARQAGVWMGMMAGLAGALPAPGHAAGLSPKENGAIRQEDIKWSAFPAFPKGAQLSVLVGDPARPGPYVVRVSVPAGVKLMPHVHPEDRIYTVISGVFYIGLGGEFDPQKLVAYPPGSVIVLPGGTPHFHWARSGGYVTQVTGTGPLGIDYVHADDDPRNK; the protein is encoded by the coding sequence ATGAATGGCATAGCGAGGCAGGCAGGCGTATGGATGGGCATGATGGCGGGCCTGGCGGGCGCATTGCCCGCGCCGGGCCACGCGGCGGGGCTGTCGCCGAAGGAGAACGGCGCCATCCGTCAGGAAGACATCAAGTGGTCGGCTTTCCCGGCGTTTCCGAAGGGCGCGCAACTCTCGGTCCTCGTCGGCGACCCCGCGCGGCCGGGACCCTACGTCGTGCGCGTGAGCGTGCCGGCGGGCGTGAAGCTGATGCCGCACGTGCATCCGGAAGACCGCATCTATACCGTGATCTCGGGCGTGTTCTATATCGGCCTCGGCGGCGAGTTCGATCCGCAGAAGCTCGTGGCCTATCCCCCGGGCAGCGTGATCGTGCTGCCGGGCGGCACGCCGCATTTCCACTGGGCGCGCTCCGGCGGCTACGTGACGCAGGTCACGGGTACCGGTCCGCTCGGCATCGACTACGTCCATGCCGACGACGACCCGCGCAACAAATGA
- a CDS encoding VOC family protein gives MSQQFGGVRQIGYVVHDIERAMRHWSEVLGVGPWFYKEAVGTTEFRYYGKPSALPDLSIALANSGGVQIELIQQRNDAPSLYLDSLARGGEGMQHIAYWTGDRFDVYAEWLCARGYVEGHGGRMGMRGRFAYYLHPDLPGNIVEISEMAGGKGEYFATIAAAAQAWDGTDPIRRIAVPAPAVNV, from the coding sequence ATGAGCCAGCAGTTCGGCGGCGTGCGCCAGATCGGCTACGTCGTCCACGACATCGAACGCGCCATGCGCCACTGGAGCGAAGTCCTCGGCGTCGGCCCGTGGTTCTACAAGGAAGCGGTGGGCACCACCGAGTTCCGCTACTACGGCAAGCCATCGGCACTGCCGGACCTGTCCATCGCGCTGGCCAACTCCGGCGGGGTGCAGATCGAACTGATCCAGCAGCGCAACGACGCGCCGTCGTTGTATCTGGACTCGCTGGCACGCGGGGGCGAGGGCATGCAGCACATCGCCTACTGGACCGGCGACCGGTTCGACGTGTATGCCGAATGGCTGTGCGCGCGCGGCTATGTCGAGGGGCACGGCGGCCGCATGGGCATGCGCGGCCGTTTCGCGTACTACCTGCATCCGGACCTGCCCGGCAATATCGTCGAGATCTCGGAGATGGCGGGCGGCAAGGGCGAGTATTTCGCCACGATCGCCGCCGCCGCGCAGGCATGGGACGGCACGGACCCGATCCGGCGGATCGCGGTCCCGGCACCGGCGGTGAACGTATGA
- a CDS encoding DsbA family protein produces MTQELELIYIGDPMCSWCYGFGKEMTALQAKLGERYPGLPLRILVGGIRAGATDVLDDAGKRFRLQHWARVEQASGLPFNREAFLAREGFVYDTEPICRAVVAARGLMPDADLLAVFRALQRAFYVEGRDTTDGAVLAEAAVAALTAQGHDVTAEAFLAAWRSDAVMAETAQDFRTVRQWGVNSFPVVALRAGQNLYQVAAGYTPVEALVNQFERVVESARSSSAAA; encoded by the coding sequence ATGACGCAGGAACTCGAACTGATCTATATCGGCGACCCGATGTGCTCGTGGTGCTACGGATTCGGCAAGGAGATGACGGCCCTGCAGGCCAAGCTGGGCGAGCGGTATCCCGGCCTGCCGCTGCGCATACTCGTCGGCGGCATCCGCGCGGGCGCCACCGACGTGCTCGACGACGCGGGCAAGCGCTTTCGTCTGCAGCACTGGGCGCGCGTGGAACAGGCCAGCGGCCTGCCGTTCAACCGCGAGGCATTCCTCGCGCGCGAGGGCTTCGTCTACGATACCGAGCCGATCTGCCGCGCGGTGGTGGCGGCGCGTGGCCTTATGCCCGACGCCGATCTGCTGGCCGTCTTCCGCGCGCTCCAGCGGGCGTTCTACGTCGAGGGACGGGATACGACGGACGGCGCGGTGCTGGCCGAGGCCGCGGTCGCGGCGCTGACCGCGCAAGGGCACGATGTGACGGCCGAGGCGTTCCTCGCGGCATGGCGAAGCGACGCCGTGATGGCCGAGACCGCGCAGGATTTCCGCACGGTACGGCAGTGGGGCGTCAACAGCTTTCCCGTCGTCGCCCTGCGCGCCGGGCAGAACCTATATCAGGTGGCGGCCGGCTATACGCCCGTGGAAGCGCTCGTGAACCAGTTCGAGCGGGTCGTGGAGAGCGCCCGATCTTCCAGCGCAGCCGCATGA
- a CDS encoding aldo/keto reductase codes for MKYRKLGRTGLDVSAVCLGCMTYGVPERGAHPWTLDEEQSRPLIRQAVEAGINFFDTANVYSDGTSEEIVGRALKDFTRREEVVIATKVNGRMHKGPNGAGLSRKAILQEADNSLRRLGVDYIDLYQIHRFDYSVPIEETLEALHDLVKAGKVRYIGASSMFAWQFATMLHTSKANGWTRFSTMQNYVNLLYREEEREMLPLCQAEGIGVIPWSPLARGRLTRPWDEKTSRTETDEFGKNLYAHTADADRKVVEAVAQVARARGVPPAQVALAWVLSKSGISAPIVGASKPGHLEDAVAALELTLTNEELAQLEAPYVPHAVVGFS; via the coding sequence ATGAAATACCGGAAGCTTGGCAGGACCGGGCTCGACGTTTCCGCCGTATGCCTCGGCTGCATGACCTATGGCGTGCCCGAGCGCGGCGCGCACCCGTGGACGCTGGATGAAGAACAGAGCCGCCCGCTGATCCGGCAGGCGGTGGAAGCCGGCATCAACTTCTTCGACACGGCCAATGTGTACTCGGATGGCACGTCGGAAGAGATCGTCGGACGTGCGCTCAAAGACTTCACGCGCCGCGAGGAAGTGGTCATCGCGACCAAGGTCAACGGCCGCATGCACAAGGGCCCGAATGGCGCCGGGCTGAGCCGCAAGGCGATCCTGCAGGAGGCCGACAACTCGCTGCGGCGGCTCGGCGTCGACTACATCGACCTGTACCAGATCCATCGCTTCGATTATTCGGTGCCGATCGAGGAAACGCTCGAAGCGCTGCACGACCTCGTCAAGGCCGGCAAGGTCCGCTATATCGGCGCATCGTCGATGTTCGCGTGGCAGTTCGCGACGATGCTGCATACGTCGAAGGCCAATGGCTGGACGCGCTTCTCCACCATGCAGAACTACGTGAACCTGCTCTATCGCGAGGAAGAGCGCGAAATGCTGCCGCTGTGCCAGGCGGAAGGCATTGGCGTGATTCCATGGAGCCCGCTCGCGCGCGGCCGCCTCACGCGCCCGTGGGACGAGAAGACGAGCCGTACCGAGACCGACGAGTTCGGCAAGAACCTCTACGCCCACACCGCCGATGCGGACCGCAAGGTCGTGGAAGCGGTCGCACAGGTGGCCCGCGCACGCGGCGTGCCGCCCGCGCAGGTGGCGCTCGCCTGGGTGCTGTCCAAAAGCGGGATCTCGGCCCCGATCGTCGGCGCGTCGAAGCCGGGCCACCTCGAGGACGCCGTGGCCGCGCTGGAACTGACGCTGACGAACGAAGAGCTCGCGCAACTCGAGGCGCCCTACGTTCCGCACGCGGTGGTGGGCTTCTCCTGA
- a CDS encoding SDR family NAD(P)-dependent oxidoreductase, which produces MSTLAIDPPASRVAVITGAARGIGLAIGQRLAAEGSAVALWDRDAAALDAAAAALRERGARVHAVAVDITARAQVEQAFAQSVAALGTPTALVNNAAILARSGPTLEASLDDWKRAFDVNVFGALTCAQVVVPSMVAAGWGRVVNMASVAGKDGNAFAGAYAASKAALISLTKSLGKELAELGVLVNCITPSAADTEIFGMYREEEREPLRERLLARVPMKRFVRVEEVAEMAAWLCSAQCSFSTGAVFDISGGRAVY; this is translated from the coding sequence ATGAGCACGCTCGCCATCGACCCGCCGGCCTCCCGCGTTGCCGTGATCACGGGCGCCGCGCGCGGCATCGGCCTTGCGATCGGCCAGCGGCTGGCGGCCGAGGGCAGCGCGGTAGCGCTATGGGACCGCGATGCCGCGGCGCTCGATGCCGCCGCGGCGGCACTGCGCGAACGGGGCGCGCGCGTTCATGCGGTCGCCGTCGATATCACCGCCCGCGCGCAGGTGGAGCAGGCGTTCGCGCAATCGGTGGCGGCACTCGGCACGCCGACCGCGCTCGTCAACAACGCCGCGATCCTTGCGCGCAGCGGCCCGACGCTCGAGGCTTCGCTCGACGACTGGAAGCGCGCGTTCGACGTCAACGTGTTCGGCGCACTGACGTGCGCGCAGGTGGTCGTGCCGTCGATGGTGGCGGCCGGCTGGGGACGCGTGGTCAATATGGCCTCGGTCGCCGGCAAGGACGGCAACGCGTTCGCGGGTGCCTACGCGGCCTCGAAGGCGGCGCTGATCTCGCTGACCAAGAGCCTCGGCAAGGAACTCGCGGAGCTCGGCGTGCTGGTCAACTGCATCACGCCGAGCGCGGCCGATACCGAGATCTTTGGCATGTATCGCGAGGAAGAGCGCGAGCCGTTGCGCGAACGCCTGCTTGCGCGTGTGCCGATGAAACGCTTCGTGCGCGTGGAGGAAGTCGCAGAGATGGCCGCGTGGCTGTGCTCCGCGCAGTGCAGCTTCAGCACGGGCGCGGTGTTCGATATCAGCGGCGGCCGCGCGGTCTACTGA